In a single window of the Amycolatopsis sp. cg5 genome:
- a CDS encoding gamma carbonic anhydrase family protein, with protein MAIYALGDLEPKIHPDAYVHPDATVIGDVRIGAFASVWPQTVLRGDHGHIEIGERSNVQDGCVIHCTRAQPTLLGPSSAVGHAVHIEGATIGTGCLIASGSVVLNGTVVEDGGMVGAGAVVSYNGHVPSGHIALGVPAKIRENKSFGPDNIAMVVDSYVARGQRFRTELRRLDL; from the coding sequence ATGGCGATCTACGCACTCGGTGACCTCGAACCGAAGATCCACCCCGACGCGTACGTCCATCCCGACGCGACGGTCATCGGCGACGTCCGCATCGGCGCGTTCGCCTCGGTGTGGCCGCAAACCGTGCTGCGCGGCGACCACGGCCACATCGAGATCGGCGAGCGCTCCAACGTCCAGGACGGCTGCGTGATCCATTGCACGCGCGCCCAGCCGACCCTGCTCGGCCCGTCGTCCGCGGTCGGTCATGCGGTGCACATCGAAGGCGCCACGATCGGCACCGGCTGCTTGATCGCGTCGGGCTCGGTGGTCCTCAACGGCACGGTCGTCGAGGACGGCGGCATGGTCGGCGCCGGCGCGGTCGTGTCGTACAACGGTCACGTCCCGAGTGGCCACATCGCGCTCGGCGTCCCGGCCAAGATCCGCGAGAACAAGTCCTTCGGGCCGGACAACATCGCCATGGTCGTCGACAGTTATGTAGCGCGAGGCCAACGTTTCCGTACCGAACTCAGGCGCTTGGACCTGTAG
- a CDS encoding thiamine-phosphate kinase, whose product MSPRNPQVTVGETGEFGLIRAVTKGRKQPAPTLLGPGDDAAVVAAPDGRVVASTDVLVQGVHFRFDWSSPGHVGRKAVAVNLADIAAMGATPTAVLVGLACPPDTPAEVITELMDGMWAEASAVGVGVVGGDMVRADQVVISVTALGDLGGRAMITRSGARPGDVLAVRGRLGWAAAGLAVLGRGFRSPVGVVNAQRCPEPPYDAGPQAAEAGATSMIDISDGLLADLAHIAAASEVGIDVQTERLEIATRLVEVGSALGADPVTWVLTGGEDHALAATFAPGPPLPEGWRRIGAVTMPGTGVTVDGKPYEAPPGWEHWR is encoded by the coding sequence GTGTCACCACGAAATCCTCAGGTGACGGTGGGTGAGACGGGCGAGTTCGGCCTGATCCGCGCCGTGACGAAAGGGCGCAAGCAGCCCGCGCCGACCCTGCTCGGCCCCGGTGACGACGCAGCCGTGGTCGCCGCGCCGGACGGCAGGGTGGTCGCGAGCACGGACGTGCTGGTCCAGGGCGTGCACTTCCGCTTCGACTGGTCCAGCCCCGGCCACGTCGGGCGCAAGGCGGTCGCGGTCAACCTCGCCGACATCGCCGCGATGGGCGCGACGCCCACCGCGGTGCTCGTCGGCCTCGCCTGCCCGCCGGACACCCCGGCGGAGGTGATCACCGAGCTCATGGACGGCATGTGGGCCGAGGCGTCCGCGGTCGGCGTCGGCGTGGTGGGCGGCGACATGGTCCGCGCCGACCAGGTGGTGATCAGTGTCACGGCGCTCGGCGACCTGGGCGGCCGGGCGATGATCACCCGCTCCGGCGCGCGCCCCGGCGACGTGCTGGCCGTGCGCGGCAGGCTCGGCTGGGCGGCGGCCGGTCTCGCCGTGCTGGGCCGGGGTTTCCGCTCACCGGTCGGCGTCGTCAACGCCCAGCGCTGCCCGGAACCGCCCTACGACGCGGGCCCGCAGGCCGCCGAAGCAGGCGCGACCTCGATGATCGACATCTCCGACGGCCTGCTCGCCGACCTGGCGCACATCGCGGCCGCGTCCGAGGTCGGCATCGACGTCCAGACCGAACGCCTGGAGATCGCCACCCGGCTCGTCGAAGTCGGCTCGGCGCTGGGCGCGGACCCGGTGACCTGGGTGCTGACCGGTGGCGAGGACCACGCGCTGGCGGCCACCTTCGCGCCGGGCCCGCCGCTGCCGGAAGGCTGGCGGCGCATCGGCGCGGTGACCATGCCGGGCACCGGCGTGACCGTCGACGGCAAGCCCTACGAGGCGCCGCCCGGCTGGGAACACTGGCGCTGA
- a CDS encoding S8 family peptidase gives MSIRPSRGLFAVALTVAMTLAAVAPAQADVKEQANPPAWGLDRIDQAKGVDSAYHYETRAEDVTVYIIDSGVDSTNADFGGRVEPGKDFLKKDGTDTADGNGHGTQLAGVVGGRSYGVAKGAAIVPVRVIGADGTGLTENLLAGIDWTAKNAKQPAVALLGIAGVPNDALDAAVKRLAEVMPVVVPAGGDSADVAGLSPARVPEVLTVGSSDKQDRVSTTSDFGPGLDLYAPGVDIAAPRKGGQAAGSITGTSIAAAHVAGAAALYRSLNPEKKPAEVVQALVDNATKNALTGVPEGTANRLLYTLTPVAAPDPGPEPVVP, from the coding sequence ATGAGCATTCGACCCTCGCGTGGCCTGTTCGCCGTGGCGTTGACGGTGGCGATGACCCTCGCCGCCGTCGCGCCCGCCCAAGCCGATGTCAAAGAGCAGGCGAATCCACCCGCCTGGGGGCTTGACCGCATCGATCAGGCTAAAGGCGTCGACTCTGCGTACCACTACGAAACGCGGGCCGAGGACGTCACCGTTTACATCATCGACAGCGGTGTCGACAGTACGAACGCCGACTTCGGCGGCCGGGTCGAGCCCGGCAAGGACTTCCTGAAGAAGGACGGTACCGACACCGCCGACGGCAACGGTCATGGCACCCAGCTGGCGGGCGTCGTCGGCGGGCGGTCGTACGGCGTGGCCAAGGGGGCCGCGATCGTGCCGGTGCGGGTGATCGGGGCCGACGGCACCGGTCTGACCGAGAACCTGCTGGCCGGTATCGACTGGACGGCCAAGAACGCGAAGCAGCCCGCGGTCGCGTTGCTGGGCATCGCGGGTGTCCCGAACGACGCGCTGGACGCGGCCGTGAAGCGGCTGGCCGAAGTCATGCCGGTCGTCGTCCCGGCCGGTGGCGACTCCGCCGACGTCGCCGGCCTCTCGCCGGCGCGGGTGCCCGAGGTGCTGACCGTCGGCTCCAGCGACAAGCAGGACCGGGTGTCCACGACCTCCGATTTCGGGCCAGGGCTTGACCTCTACGCGCCGGGCGTCGACATCGCCGCGCCGCGCAAGGGTGGTCAGGCGGCCGGTTCGATCACCGGCACGTCGATCGCCGCGGCGCATGTCGCGGGCGCGGCCGCGCTGTACCGCTCGCTCAACCCGGAGAAGAAGCCCGCCGAGGTCGTGCAGGCACTGGTCGACAACGCCACGAAGAACGCGCTCACGGGTGTCCCGGAAGGCACCGCGAACCGCCTGCTCTACACGCTGACCCCGGTCGCCGCGCCGGACCCCGGCCCGGAACCGGTTGTGCCGTAA
- a CDS encoding erythromycin esterase family protein, whose product MDLIGDARIVAIGENNHHIHEFGVIRDRLLRRLKAKGFSALGFESGFAEGEKVDAWLRGGAGDVAEVGRDGFTFGLGDSPEMHEMLEWLRTQDIRYSGLDVPGSGGSPLNALAAIDSPLAEQAIEATAPYSAPNSALVPYDKLSEAATAALTKLRDSLDDPREIHLATGALRLDTYLKEIAAMMAGKPIAGASRDEYMAESVRYLDRGQKIVVMIHNGHLQRVPFQIMPGHRVPSAGTFLADWYGDDYFALALTGASGTTTGLANDESARLGFRMYEQELGEPVEGSLEAELGAVDTVTDLKTSTATKIRHAHLWSEVEVSRAFDAAIHLEKLRVSTLVTEVNRSV is encoded by the coding sequence ATGGATCTCATCGGAGATGCCCGGATCGTCGCTATCGGGGAGAACAACCATCACATCCACGAGTTCGGGGTCATCCGGGACCGGCTGCTGCGGCGGCTGAAGGCGAAGGGGTTCAGCGCACTGGGGTTCGAGTCGGGGTTCGCCGAAGGGGAGAAGGTGGACGCGTGGCTGCGGGGTGGCGCCGGTGACGTCGCCGAGGTCGGGCGCGACGGGTTCACCTTCGGGCTGGGCGACTCGCCTGAGATGCACGAGATGCTGGAGTGGCTGCGCACCCAGGACATCCGCTACTCCGGTCTCGACGTTCCAGGGTCCGGGGGATCTCCGCTCAACGCCCTCGCGGCCATCGACTCGCCACTGGCCGAGCAAGCGATCGAAGCGACGGCTCCGTACTCGGCGCCCAACAGCGCGCTCGTGCCTTACGACAAGCTCAGCGAGGCAGCGACCGCGGCGCTTACCAAGCTGCGAGACAGTCTCGACGATCCGCGCGAGATCCATCTGGCGACAGGTGCGCTTCGGCTGGATACCTATCTCAAGGAGATCGCGGCCATGATGGCCGGGAAGCCGATCGCAGGCGCGTCGCGTGACGAGTACATGGCCGAGTCCGTGCGGTATCTCGACCGGGGGCAGAAGATCGTCGTCATGATCCACAATGGACACCTGCAGCGGGTTCCGTTCCAGATCATGCCGGGTCATCGTGTTCCGTCGGCGGGCACCTTCTTGGCGGACTGGTATGGCGACGACTACTTCGCGCTCGCGCTGACCGGGGCTTCCGGCACGACGACCGGGCTGGCGAACGACGAGTCCGCCCGGCTGGGGTTCCGGATGTACGAACAGGAGCTCGGGGAGCCTGTCGAGGGCAGCCTCGAGGCGGAACTCGGCGCCGTGGACACCGTGACCGACCTCAAAACGAGCACGGCGACCAAGATCCGGCATGCGCACCTGTGGTCGGAAGTCGAGGTCTCGCGGGCGTTCGACGCGGCGATCCACCTCGAAAAACTGCGGGTTTCCACACTCGTTACTGAGGTTAACCGCAGTGTTTGA
- a CDS encoding DUF6086 family protein yields the protein MSQDFYVGDHVVWNVSNGTGLLFVQYAEALSGLIKRNTGITRAYRLADSDEWEIHMWVFERFVDALVEDYQWRGPGTLRSMLGGFLATAVPLVLECGGTLPSLKPESAPPALTAGALGIERPGQGS from the coding sequence GTGAGCCAAGACTTCTACGTCGGCGACCACGTCGTCTGGAATGTGTCGAATGGGACCGGACTGCTGTTCGTACAGTACGCCGAAGCGCTCTCAGGACTGATCAAGCGCAACACCGGGATCACCAGGGCGTATCGCCTCGCGGACTCCGACGAGTGGGAAATCCACATGTGGGTCTTCGAGCGCTTTGTCGACGCCCTGGTCGAGGACTACCAATGGCGGGGGCCTGGAACGCTGCGGTCGATGCTCGGGGGCTTCCTCGCGACCGCGGTTCCGCTGGTACTGGAGTGCGGAGGAACCTTGCCGTCGCTGAAGCCCGAATCGGCACCTCCGGCACTGACCGCCGGGGCGCTCGGCATTGAACGACCAGGTCAGGGGTCGTGA
- a CDS encoding sensor histidine kinase, which translates to MATYYALGLPGGPEPIPFLLTLYFAAAAGLRRVAFGGACACVVLTQGVVVLLGERIVWSEVAAVAGALAVVVLLGELTRVRRAQVREKAAYTERARIARELHDSVTHHLAIISVQANAALLGRDIRPEVALTAIKEASRTASRELREALGALRDPECAPRIGALVANVRAAGVDVRLNDGVPEAGVPEVDVPEVGSVGYRIVQEALTNAIRHAPGAAVDVRVERGEHDKVVIAVDSGHGLRGMRERAEAAGGTCVAGPSGDGFAVRAELPSSELPSSALRSPESWSSGLRSSESPS; encoded by the coding sequence ATGGCGACCTACTACGCGCTCGGGCTTCCCGGAGGGCCTGAGCCGATACCGTTCCTGCTCACGCTGTACTTCGCGGCGGCCGCGGGACTCAGGCGGGTCGCGTTCGGCGGCGCGTGCGCCTGTGTCGTGCTGACGCAGGGCGTCGTGGTGCTGCTCGGCGAGCGGATCGTGTGGTCCGAGGTGGCTGCCGTGGCCGGTGCGCTGGCCGTGGTCGTCCTTCTGGGCGAGTTGACCAGGGTGCGGCGCGCCCAGGTGCGGGAGAAGGCCGCTTATACGGAGCGGGCGAGGATCGCGCGGGAGTTGCATGACTCGGTCACGCATCACCTGGCGATCATCAGCGTGCAGGCCAATGCGGCGTTGCTCGGCCGCGACATCCGGCCGGAGGTCGCGTTGACGGCTATCAAGGAGGCAAGCAGGACCGCGTCGCGAGAGCTGCGCGAAGCGCTGGGAGCGCTGCGAGATCCCGAGTGCGCGCCCAGGATCGGCGCGCTGGTGGCGAACGTGCGGGCGGCTGGAGTGGACGTCCGGCTGAACGACGGCGTGCCAGAGGCCGGAGTGCCGGAGGTCGATGTGCCGGAGGTCGGCTCGGTGGGATACCGGATCGTGCAGGAGGCGCTGACCAACGCCATCCGGCACGCGCCCGGTGCCGCGGTGGACGTCCGCGTCGAGCGCGGGGAACACGACAAGGTGGTGATCGCCGTCGACAGCGGGCATGGCCTGCGCGGGATGCGGGAGCGTGCCGAGGCCGCGGGCGGGACCTGTGTCGCTGGGCCGAGCGGTGACGGGTTCGCGGTGCGAGCGGAGTTGCCGTCGTCCGAGTTGCCGTCGTCGGCGTTGCGGTCGCCGGAGTCGTGGTCGTCGGGCTTGCGGTCGTCGGAGTCGCCGTCGTGA
- the recG gene encoding ATP-dependent DNA helicase RecG: MAGLRDKLTPLLGAKTAKALGGSLDIHTVSDLLRHYPRDYAERGKLTDIAGLELGEHVTVMARIERVNKRTMKAKYGTIIEMTITDGRRRLSCAFFNQAWREKELKLGAMGLFAGKVTAFRDQLQLTNPEYELLDDEADASTMDEFLGEIIPVYPAAQGIPTWVIGKCVRQILDQFELDEDPMPPELLAEYGLVDLEKALRHIHRPPNWPDREAARRRLKWDEAMAVQLIFAQRRHSAISRPALPCPHVEGGLLDGFDKRLPFDLTAGQREIGDVIAAELTTDHPMNRLLQGEVGSGKTVVALRAMLQAVDSGRQAAMLAPTEVLASQHARSLREMLGDIGMAGELGAAENATRVTLLTGSMGAKERKQALLDAASGAAGIVVGTHALIQDTVSFAELGFVVVDEQHRFGVEQRDALRSRGADSTNPHVLVMTATPIPRTVAMTVYGDLETSALREMPVGRSPIKTNVVPVAEKPAWLDRVWQRVSEEVGKGHQAYVVCPRIGDEPASDKSDKRPPLAVLDIAPDLANGALKGLKIGVLHGRMPADDKDQVMREFSAGRLDVLVATTVIEVGVNVPNATAMVIMDAERFGVSQLHQLRGRVGRGSVPGLCLLVTETLDGTTTRERLNAVESTTDGFELSRLDLEIRREGDILGAAQSGKRSGLKLLSLLQDEDVIAEARERAQAIVSEDPALAKYTGLAHMVSDVVNADRAEYLEKT; the protein is encoded by the coding sequence GTGGCCGGGCTGCGCGACAAGCTGACACCGTTGCTGGGCGCCAAAACCGCGAAGGCGCTCGGTGGGTCGCTGGACATCCACACGGTCTCCGACCTGTTGCGGCACTACCCCCGCGACTACGCCGAGCGCGGCAAGCTGACCGACATCGCCGGGCTCGAACTCGGCGAGCACGTCACGGTCATGGCCCGCATCGAGCGCGTCAACAAGCGGACGATGAAGGCCAAGTACGGCACGATCATCGAGATGACGATCACCGACGGCCGTCGCAGGCTGTCGTGCGCGTTCTTCAACCAGGCCTGGCGCGAGAAGGAGCTCAAGCTCGGCGCGATGGGCCTGTTCGCGGGCAAGGTCACCGCGTTCCGCGACCAGCTCCAGCTGACCAATCCCGAGTACGAACTGCTCGACGACGAAGCCGACGCGTCCACAATGGACGAGTTCCTCGGCGAGATCATCCCGGTTTACCCTGCCGCGCAAGGCATCCCGACCTGGGTGATCGGCAAATGCGTCCGCCAGATCCTCGACCAGTTCGAGCTGGACGAAGACCCGATGCCCCCGGAACTGCTCGCCGAATACGGCTTGGTCGACCTCGAAAAGGCATTGCGGCACATCCACCGCCCCCCGAACTGGCCCGACCGCGAGGCGGCGCGTCGCCGTCTCAAGTGGGACGAGGCGATGGCCGTCCAGCTGATCTTCGCCCAGCGCCGCCATTCCGCTATCTCCCGCCCGGCGTTGCCGTGCCCGCACGTCGAAGGTGGCCTGCTCGACGGGTTCGACAAGCGCCTCCCGTTCGACCTCACGGCTGGCCAGCGTGAGATCGGCGACGTCATCGCGGCCGAGCTGACCACGGACCACCCGATGAACCGCCTGCTCCAAGGCGAGGTCGGCAGCGGCAAGACCGTCGTGGCACTGCGCGCGATGCTGCAGGCCGTCGACTCCGGCCGCCAAGCCGCCATGCTCGCCCCCACCGAGGTGCTCGCCTCGCAGCACGCCCGTTCCCTGCGCGAGATGCTCGGCGACATCGGCATGGCAGGCGAACTCGGCGCGGCCGAAAACGCCACCCGCGTCACCCTCCTCACCGGCTCGATGGGCGCCAAGGAACGCAAACAGGCCCTCCTCGACGCCGCCAGCGGCGCGGCGGGCATCGTCGTCGGCACCCACGCCCTCATCCAGGACACGGTTTCCTTCGCCGAGCTCGGTTTCGTCGTCGTCGACGAGCAGCACCGCTTCGGCGTCGAGCAACGCGACGCACTCCGGTCCCGCGGCGCCGACTCCACCAACCCCCACGTCCTCGTCATGACGGCCACCCCGATCCCGCGCACGGTCGCCATGACCGTCTACGGCGACCTCGAAACCTCGGCACTACGCGAAATGCCGGTCGGCCGTTCCCCGATCAAGACCAACGTCGTCCCGGTCGCCGAGAAGCCGGCCTGGCTCGACCGCGTCTGGCAGCGCGTGTCCGAAGAGGTAGGCAAGGGCCACCAGGCCTACGTGGTCTGCCCCCGCATCGGCGACGAACCCGCCTCCGACAAGAGCGACAAACGGCCTCCGCTGGCGGTGCTTGACATCGCACCCGACCTCGCCAACGGCGCGCTCAAGGGCCTGAAGATCGGCGTATTGCACGGCCGTATGCCCGCCGACGACAAAGACCAGGTCATGCGTGAGTTCTCGGCGGGCAGGCTCGACGTGCTGGTGGCCACCACGGTCATCGAGGTCGGCGTCAACGTCCCCAACGCCACCGCCATGGTCATCATGGACGCCGAGCGTTTCGGCGTCAGCCAGCTCCACCAGCTCCGCGGCCGCGTCGGCCGAGGCAGCGTCCCCGGCCTCTGCCTGCTGGTCACCGAAACCCTCGACGGCACAACGACCCGCGAGCGCCTCAACGCCGTCGAGTCCACCACCGACGGCTTCGAGCTGTCCCGCCTCGACCTCGAGATCCGCCGCGAGGGCGACATCCTCGGTGCCGCCCAGTCCGGCAAGCGCTCCGGCCTGAAGCTGCTCTCGCTCCTGCAGGACGAAGACGTGATCGCCGAGGCACGGGAACGCGCCCAGGCCATCGTGTCCGAGGACCCCGCACTGGCCAAGTACACGGGACTGGCCCACATGGTCAGCGACGTCGTCAACGCCGACCGCGCCGAGTACCTCGAAAAAACCTGA
- a CDS encoding TetR/AcrR family transcriptional regulator: MATEIPGTTRPGGRTERTRQAVLHATLAELGAHGYAALTVDAVAERSGIHKTTIYRRWGSAEGLVAAALGLGSEDDWQAPDTGSLRGDLAALLEELVRYFTDPALLALPTASVSAAFLSERAADALRDFYRDRHARSAVIIDRAVAREEAPAGTDAVEVVRAACGPLFYRLFISRELVDQSVSEGIARSVAIATSAGAYVPGS; this comes from the coding sequence TTGGCAACCGAGATTCCCGGCACCACCCGCCCCGGCGGCCGCACCGAACGCACCCGCCAAGCGGTACTCCACGCCACCCTCGCCGAACTGGGCGCCCACGGCTACGCGGCACTCACCGTCGACGCGGTCGCCGAGCGCTCCGGCATCCACAAGACCACGATCTACCGCCGCTGGGGCTCGGCCGAAGGCCTCGTCGCCGCCGCACTCGGCCTCGGCAGCGAAGACGACTGGCAAGCCCCCGACACCGGCTCGCTCCGCGGCGACTTGGCCGCGTTGCTCGAAGAGCTGGTGCGCTACTTCACCGACCCCGCGTTGCTGGCGTTGCCCACCGCGTCCGTTTCGGCGGCGTTCCTCTCGGAGCGCGCGGCCGATGCCTTGCGGGACTTCTACCGGGACCGCCACGCCCGGTCGGCCGTGATCATCGACCGCGCCGTCGCGCGCGAGGAGGCTCCGGCGGGGACCGACGCCGTCGAGGTGGTCCGGGCGGCTTGCGGGCCGTTGTTCTATCGGCTCTTCATCTCGCGGGAGCTGGTGGATCAGTCGGTTTCCGAGGGGATCGCGCGTTCGGTGGCGATCGCGACGAGCGCGGGGGCTTACGTTCCGGGTTCGTGA
- a CDS encoding GNAT family N-acetyltransferase, with protein MDIHTVDYAHPDAVRLIAGVQQEYVERYGGPDATPVDSADFVLPNGLFLVGYRDGEPIACGSWRAATAEGLRPGDAELKRMFVTPSFRGKGFSRDLLAELERTAFAACRTRAVLETGTLQPEAIALYRSSGYTEIPKFGIYRHTPESICFAKELNGDLRTR; from the coding sequence ATGGACATCCACACGGTCGACTACGCCCACCCGGACGCGGTGCGGTTGATCGCCGGGGTGCAGCAGGAGTACGTCGAGCGGTACGGCGGCCCGGACGCCACCCCGGTCGACTCGGCCGACTTCGTGCTGCCCAACGGTTTGTTCCTCGTGGGCTACCGCGACGGGGAGCCGATCGCGTGCGGGTCGTGGCGGGCCGCCACCGCCGAAGGACTGCGCCCCGGCGACGCCGAGCTGAAGCGCATGTTCGTCACGCCTTCCTTCCGTGGCAAGGGTTTCTCGCGTGATCTGCTCGCCGAGCTGGAGCGCACGGCGTTCGCCGCCTGCCGCACCCGAGCGGTCCTGGAGACGGGCACGTTGCAGCCGGAGGCGATCGCGTTGTACCGATCTTCGGGATATACCGAGATTCCCAAGTTCGGGATCTACCGCCACACCCCGGAAAGCATCTGTTTCGCGAAGGAGCTCAATGGCGATCTACGCACTCGGTGA
- a CDS encoding DUF3515 domain-containing protein, whose translation MAETDNGAPPRVLLVVAAVLAVLFAGGVAYFGLKGSTSAEPEGDTGPLPLVSVPAPQAGSADCAKLVGGLPADLTSNGKTLSRRELAEPAPAATVAWGREAVVLRCGLEKPSELTQTAQLRTINGVQWLPVEADGVSTWYLVDRSVYVALTIPQSAGTGPLQSISDAVVANLQPQPLRF comes from the coding sequence GTGGCTGAAACGGACAACGGCGCGCCGCCGCGCGTACTTCTGGTCGTCGCGGCGGTGCTGGCCGTGCTTTTCGCTGGTGGCGTCGCCTACTTCGGGCTGAAGGGCAGCACTTCGGCCGAGCCGGAGGGCGACACCGGGCCGCTCCCGCTGGTTTCGGTGCCCGCGCCCCAGGCGGGCTCTGCGGACTGCGCCAAGCTCGTCGGCGGACTGCCCGCCGACCTGACATCCAATGGCAAGACTTTGTCCCGCCGCGAGCTGGCCGAGCCCGCGCCCGCCGCGACCGTCGCCTGGGGCAGGGAAGCCGTCGTACTGCGCTGCGGGCTTGAGAAGCCTTCCGAGCTGACGCAGACCGCGCAGCTGCGCACGATCAACGGCGTCCAGTGGCTGCCGGTCGAAGCCGATGGCGTCTCGACCTGGTATCTCGTGGACCGCTCGGTGTACGTCGCGCTCACGATTCCGCAGTCGGCGGGCACCGGACCGCTGCAGAGCATCTCCGACGCCGTCGTCGCGAACCTCCAACCCCAGCCGTTGCGGTTTTGA
- the rpmB gene encoding 50S ribosomal protein L28: MAAVCDVCAKGPGFGKSVSHSHRRTNRRWNPNIQTVHAKIGLSQRKRMNVCTSCIKAGKVTRG; the protein is encoded by the coding sequence GTGGCTGCCGTGTGCGACGTCTGTGCCAAGGGACCTGGCTTCGGTAAGTCGGTTTCGCACTCCCACCGGCGTACCAACCGCCGCTGGAACCCGAACATCCAGACCGTTCACGCGAAGATCGGCCTGTCCCAGCGCAAGCGCATGAACGTGTGCACCTCGTGCATCAAGGCCGGCAAGGTCACGCGCGGCTGA
- a CDS encoding DAK2 domain-containing protein, producing the protein MRVLDAGAVSAWASACVHTLDQLRPAINGINVYPVADSDTGSNLLHTMTGANEELSGADPRDAIEALRLFAKGAVAAARGNSGIIISQVIRGFAESATATGAIDGPGLAAALVHADIVATGAVTRPVAGTILSVLHAVAAAVKDDTRSLTDVATRAAAAASAALDETPNQLPVLAKAGVVDAGGRGLVAVLDALVGVITGTNSVPTHSLEAHTHDHGLPAPHAWEVMYLLDGVAESALPGLRKALTGLGDSVTVAADGSGSHAVHVHCADIGGAIEAGIEAGRPRRIRVEPLITPTPLEPGSGVDRTVVAVVHGWAIAELLRAEGIAVLSVPSGTIPSVEEMLGLINEAAGRHVTVLPGGVALTGAADAAAGHAMAGERDVVVIPCSSPVQVLAALAVHDPSRRTNDDVVAMAEAAAATRRGELVIAHEESLTWVGRAQEGDVIGFVDGEVVLIEPAPASETNLVAAAMSVLNRMLAAGGEMVTVLFGVDAPTGVDAELAEQLRLEHPEVEMTSYSSGLADAVLLIGVE; encoded by the coding sequence GTGCGAGTGCTGGACGCGGGTGCGGTTTCGGCTTGGGCCTCGGCCTGTGTGCACACCCTTGACCAGCTGCGACCGGCGATCAACGGCATCAACGTGTACCCGGTCGCCGACTCCGACACCGGCTCCAACCTGCTGCACACGATGACCGGCGCCAACGAGGAGCTGTCCGGCGCGGACCCGCGGGACGCGATCGAGGCGCTCAGACTGTTCGCGAAGGGCGCCGTCGCGGCGGCACGCGGCAACTCCGGGATCATCATTTCCCAGGTCATCCGCGGTTTCGCCGAGTCGGCCACGGCGACGGGCGCCATCGACGGACCCGGGCTGGCCGCCGCGCTCGTGCACGCCGACATCGTCGCCACCGGGGCCGTGACCAGGCCGGTCGCCGGCACGATCCTCAGCGTCCTGCACGCGGTCGCGGCCGCGGTCAAGGACGACACCCGCTCGCTCACCGACGTGGCCACGCGCGCCGCGGCGGCCGCGTCGGCGGCGCTCGACGAGACCCCCAACCAGCTGCCCGTGCTGGCCAAGGCCGGCGTGGTCGACGCGGGCGGGCGTGGGCTGGTCGCGGTGCTCGACGCGCTGGTCGGTGTGATCACCGGCACCAACAGCGTGCCGACGCACTCGCTCGAAGCCCACACGCACGACCACGGCCTGCCGGCTCCGCACGCCTGGGAGGTCATGTACCTGCTCGACGGCGTCGCGGAGAGCGCGCTGCCCGGGTTGCGCAAGGCGCTGACCGGGCTCGGCGACAGCGTCACGGTCGCCGCCGACGGGTCCGGCTCCCACGCCGTCCACGTGCACTGCGCCGACATCGGCGGCGCGATCGAGGCTGGCATCGAAGCGGGCCGCCCGCGCCGGATCCGCGTCGAGCCGCTCATCACGCCGACGCCGCTCGAACCGGGCAGCGGCGTGGACCGCACGGTGGTCGCGGTCGTGCACGGCTGGGCGATCGCCGAGCTGCTGCGAGCCGAGGGAATCGCGGTTTTGTCGGTGCCGAGCGGCACTATTCCGAGTGTGGAGGAAATGCTCGGGCTCATCAACGAGGCGGCGGGGCGGCACGTGACCGTGCTGCCCGGGGGCGTCGCGCTCACCGGCGCGGCCGACGCGGCGGCGGGCCACGCCATGGCGGGGGAGCGGGACGTGGTGGTCATCCCGTGTTCGTCGCCGGTGCAGGTGCTGGCCGCGCTGGCGGTGCACGACCCCTCGCGCCGCACGAACGACGACGTCGTGGCCATGGCCGAGGCCGCGGCCGCGACCAGGCGCGGCGAGCTCGTGATCGCCCACGAGGAGTCGCTGACCTGGGTCGGCCGCGCCCAGGAAGGCGACGTCATCGGCTTCGTCGACGGTGAGGTGGTGCTCATCGAGCCCGCCCCCGCCTCGGAGACGAACCTCGTGGCCGCCGCGATGAGCGTGCTCAACCGGATGCTCGCGGCGGGCGGCGAGATGGTCACCGTGCTGTTCGGGGTCGACGCGCCGACCGGGGTCGACGCCGAACTCGCCGAGCAGCTGCGGCTGGAACACCCCGAAGTCGAGATGACAAGCTATTCGAGCGGCTTGGCTGACGCCGTGCTGTTGATTGGAGTCGAGTAA
- a CDS encoding Lrp/AsnC family transcriptional regulator — protein MVHAYILIQTEVGKAAAVAAEISGIPGVTSSEDVTGPYDVIVRAAADSVDQLGQLVVAKVQNVDGITRTLTCPVVHL, from the coding sequence GTGGTTCACGCATACATCCTCATCCAGACCGAGGTCGGCAAGGCGGCGGCCGTGGCCGCGGAGATCTCCGGCATCCCTGGTGTGACGAGCTCCGAGGATGTCACCGGGCCGTACGACGTGATCGTCCGCGCCGCCGCGGACAGCGTCGACCAGCTGGGTCAGCTCGTCGTCGCGAAGGTGCAGAACGTGGACGGGATCACCCGGACGCTGACCTGCCCCGTGGTGCACCTGTAA